The nucleotide sequence AGCAGGGACgggaaggaggagagggagggagcGGGCTGGGCCGGTAGGAGTTCTGCTTGGACCACCAAGGCCACAGAGTTGGCCATCTGCGGACCAGACTGGCGAAGGGTGGCGGTGAAACTTGGCTGCAAGGTGGGGATCAACTCAGGTGCAGGATCATGGCTTGATCGTCTTTATTTCCTTCGGTTGTAATTaaaaacaggaagcagcagcCGGGTCGCTCTGTGATGTCACTCCCGGTTTGAATTCTTCAGCTCCCagcctctccctcctcctcctccttctcctcctccggCCGCCAGCTCCGTGTCCGTCCCCGCGGTTCGCCTCCTCACATGCCAGCTAAAGATGAACAAAACGGCACAACGTTGGTTATAAAAAAGGAGCTAAGCATAACCCGTCCGAGCTGCTggtcaacacacacacatacacacacatacagtatCAACAACAGCAGTTAGTGGCCTGCTTTTTTAGCTAATCAGGCTCTccgtaaagaaataaaaaatagcgACGTTTAACTGCTTATTGAGAACATAAATACGGAGTAAAGTGGCTCTTACCGCACCTCTTTAACTCATCCTGCGGCTAAACTGTGCAGGTTACAGCTATAAACTGGGCACTGCAGTGCTAATCCACACAACCTTAACAATAAACACGGCGCAAACTAACAGCAGTCCTCCACCCGACGCCGCCTTCCAACAAGGGCCACGGTGATTGGCTCCCTGGCTGAGAAGACGAGCGATTACCATTGGCCGGGAGCTCAGGGATAATTGATAGTCCACGTTAGCCGTCAAGGAAAAATGACATGGAACATGGGAAATTTTCAGAAAGcacagtttaaatgtttaatgtctCTGCTTAGGATGTGTTGAAATAAATACTCAGTTTTATCGCTAAAAAAGATGTATTTGGTTTACTTCCCGTCACCGCAGACTTCTGGGTAATGTAGTTCGTGCATGTTACAGCATCCGGCTTCTGTTCAGTCCGATCCTTTCCAATACAATCATATAGTCAGATTCTGAACCAATTACATACTATTTATCTAAATGAtagatgcaaaacaaacaaaacattttccccCTACTGGCAACAGGGGATTACACACTACTTACATGTGTTGTTCAACAACAAACATTTACTATATATTTACAggctatatatttatatagctaTATATTTACAGGCTGCTGAGAGTCTTTGCCAATCTTatgccaatatatatatatatatatatatatatatatatatatatatatatatatatatatatatatatatatatatatattgatgaGCGCCTCTGGTAAAATGTGCAATAAGCCTTAAAATAGATCAAATCTTCTAGTGCATGAGCACAATAGAAGGATCTAAAAAAAGTTCACtgttaataaatgaataacttTAACAAATTAATAGATGTCACAACTAGTGGTATCCATGCTATTGGTATTCTTTATGGCAGCCTTAATTTGTTCAGTGAGCTATACAAATTCTAAGTAATGgatccttatttttttttaatcacatgtAACAAATCATGtgattaaaaaagtatttttactttaagtATTTATACGTTCATCATTGAATACAATTTTAACTGGTGatccatgacttcctgtttACCTGGGGTTTACATGGAGGGTTATTTATTGTTTCTCATTGCATTGTAGGCTGGACAAGGACCCATAATTATGTTGCTGTCACGCATAACGAGAAGGGACAGACAGGAAAAAAGTAAAGCTGCTGCATGGAGTGGGATCTTAGGTTCATCAAGTCCACATCAAACCCTAGATGTTATCAACAGTTTGTTTGAGAAAAACATCCCAAaagaattattttctttcctataatcacaaatgtaaacaattaagtgtttatgatttgctcctGCAACCGGAACTGTGTCTGTTGACAAATTGTGACTAAGGCCTTTCTGCAGCAAACCAAATCCAGGTTTAGCATGATTTGGCATGAAACAAAGAATGAATATGTGCAAAAGAACCTTGTGTCCACTGTTAAGTATAGTGGAGAATATGGGATGCTATGTGATTCTCTTCCAAACATTTGTGCCTGCCTGGCTGCACTCACTATGTGAAATGCCTGGGgatttttaatggaaaaattattttagccGGGAAATCACAGAAAACATAtgacaaaatcaaaacagaaatatttcccCTGACACAATACCAATCTTCATCTCGGACTATCTCAACGCCCAGGCCTAAATCCTTTTGAAGATTTGTGAGACGAGAAGAAAACAAGAGAGCGGAGACACCCCAGAACTCTAAATAGTTTCTAAAGagattttacaaagaaaaatcattAAAGATCCCTTTTTCTTAATTGGTGTATAAAAGGTGTGTAATTGGCATAAGGGTGAGGTACATAATACGTGTGCCAAATAACTGTGGCACCAGAGATTTGATAAAAAACGAAATTGTTTCTTCAAATATATTGTTTTACCTGACTGAAAAATTCTATTCAAACTATAGTTTGTATTTTCAGGGTGAGATTATGCTCCTTCAATAACAGATGGATTTGCAAATACCAGCATAAATAAATTGGTGACTGAATGAGTGAAAATTCTCAACAGAAAAATTGggttttctgattctgatgactgTTGTGTTCTCtggtttcttgttttctttcctgtttccttgtacaaaataataattttgttgtTCCCATTCTCCATTGAATAAAAAACATCATCTTATGATGATATCGTTGGATTTCCCTATTTACTTTGCCTTCTTAACATTTTTGTTACATCTTGTGTAATTTTTTTCGTTGGGATAAAGCAGGCGATGCAAACCAAAGATGTAGTCAAAGCAACTGTGCACATTCGTTAGCATTTATTTCACCAAGGCACATGTTTCACATTGAGACCAATCAGTGTGTGGAGGAGGCATCTTTGATATGACagaaataacttaaacaagatagcacaataaaagcaaataagattaaaaactgtataaaagtacaaaaaagaTAGGAGGCTTGCTCCACTGCAGCACAAAATAAATAGTTCCACCaagtcatttaaataaatagtcAATACTGTAACAAATACTAGAATAGGAATGAGTAAAAATTATAGTGATAAAACCGGTAATCTACATTATCTTATCGAAAACAGCATGATACACATTAGCACTTGTACACAACAATTTACATTCTTGTACATTTATGTACACCTGTACAGAACATAGTGTCACAATACATAGTATTTTAAGGCTTTGgttgtttaacaaaaaaataaaataaaaaataactcttCTTGCCCAAAGCACAAGTTCAAAATCAGCCATCTCACTCATCCAAGAGGCCAATCCCAACAGGTTTGTGCAAAGACTCTAATCAGGACCATCAGTGCTCAGCAAGAGGGCACAGTCACATGGCTTTACCACAATGTTAAATATGCGCGCCTCCTTGTGTAGTACATGACGAGTTAGCATTGCAAAATAGAAACTCTCTGTGGTTCAAAGCAAGAATTTGCATCTCTTTGGTTACCGGctggacactttaaaaataGATGCAAAGAACTAAAGAACTTAATAAGGCATCGGTTGGTACGTTATTAGGCAGTAGATTTACCATTATTTAGCGACAACACTATCGTCTGCataaatgtttactttaatGCCACTGTAAGGGAGAGGTTTCCCGAATGCTACATCTACTGGAAATAGGGTTGGCTGAAGAAATAcacaaatcaaatgaaaatttataacgtttaaaaaacaaaacaaaagtaagaGCTGTAGGTTGAAAAAAGtgctattgtttttttgttttttttgttttgttttgttaatttttttttgtttgagaaaCAGATGAAAAGAAACTGTTAAAAGAAAGAGAGATTATAAAATATTAGTAAATAAATTCACGTTAGTAAGGAGATAGACACATTAGCACttcaaataaatagaaaataaataaattattaaccatcaataaataaataaatacataaataacaatAGTTGCAAAGAAAGGCCTTAAGGAGGGAAGCAGGAGAATCTTGACATGATCACTGTGGTGTGACAGTTTGTTTTAACGGGAATCTTGATGGTCGTGCTGCAGTGTGGCTAAATCCTCATCGATTATGGCTCttcaatacacacacacacacacacacacatacacacacgcacgcaaACACACATGGCACTGATGTTCACACCTGGGCCTCTTTCACACACAGACATGGTCCTGTTTTCAGTTTGGTTGAGGATGAATGTGTTGGCTCTGCAGCCGTCTGCTGCGTGGATCATCACTGCACCGCTGCAGCTTTGGGCTTGAGGCTGAGAAACGCTCTATATGCCCAGTCGCAGAAGAGCTTAAAGTGTTGGAGGAGCTCGTGGCTGGACTGCAGGACATCAAAGTGATAAGGGAggtggggagggagggagggtgtCGGGTTTGTCAGCCTTGGTGCTTCGATTCTCTGCATCTGCGGAGGAAAAGGCAAGgagagaaaataagaaaaacgtCTATTGTTGCCCTGTTATtctcagtatatatatatatatatatatatatatgttatgtAATGGGTGACATGGAATTTTAACCAAATCTAAGTAACAACCCAGGTAACCCACACATACAAAGAGATCCAAAAAAATAGGTTTGTAAATTTAATAGAGTCAAATAACAGGAATAGGTGttgaacacacaaaaaagagcCGCTTTGAAGATATGGAAGTATTGATTCATTTAGTTCTTGGTTTTGTACAGCAACTCAGTAATGATGTGTAAAAGCAAAGAGCTctcttaaaatgcaaaataatttaatttcaaatatgTTCCAGCTATAAATcaaaaatctaatatttttatgaaattaagTCGTCAGATTTTTGTGGGAAATAACTAATCTAGTAAAAGATGTTTActtcaataaaatataaaggTTTCTTAACTTTCTGAGTTGaatgttttatatgtttttgcttgagaaaaaaaaaagaagcaaattcCCAGCAGCAAAAGGAGAACTTTCTTTGAAAGCATTGGGCGTATTTAGTCAAGTTTAAATAATGGGTGAACCCAAATCAAAGGTGTTGGCACGACTTTCTACGATATTAAGAAAAGATAAATACACACATCTGAGAATAATAATTAGTGTTCTACCGTTTGAGAAAATggaatataaattaaaaaaagtgtccATCTGCATCAGTTACATCTGATATAGGCCCAAATTTATCCCTTTCTTGAACTCAAAAGTATTACAAAGGTCTCAGATGGCCCTCAGGCATCACtctggacacccctgctttaggtAATCATTCAAAACATAATTTCCCATAAACCAGCAATGGCCAGATGTTCCTGAGAAAATTTTCAGACAGATgagttaaaatgtttatttgaagaGATTTCTAAGAGCCATGGGCAACTTACAGAGAGCCACAGTTAGACCCGTGACAAGCTACAGCAGTTTTTTCATGATAATAATTAGCAATGAACTGAACTCCAATAGCTTTATATGCACACTTACTGGGCAAGGCTCCGCTCCTTGAGAAAAAAGATCAATTTAAATTTTGATGCTGAATGTTTGGACAAGAAACTAGAAATACTAgacctttttaaatctttaaatatcAATTCAGGCACTATGACTTATGGAAAAATGACGCTGCACATTATTGCAAAACCACCATAACAGCAAAGAAGCTTGAAAGTGGTTGCAGTGGGGCTAGCTTTTAGCGCATTCTCTGGCAGACTgcatctaataataataataataataataataataataataataatacaacattttgttctgtatgcactctgtacatacaaaatgacaataaagttgtctaagtctaataataataatggagaAATATTGAGATGTTCTGGATAAGATTCTAAAAATGAAACAAGggagtatttttttcttcagatggacaatgatcccaaacacatgACCAAATTAACACTCATCATGTTTCAGAAAAGGTCAACAAAGCTGCATTGGCTTGAATCCAATTGAAAATCCATGGAAAGTACATAATAATCAGAAGACAGAGAGGGTCTGTTGTGCTAAAGAACATGTCCTGCCATTAGCCAAAAAAAGAGCTGGTTTTATTCATTCTTTGATACATTTGAATGTTTAGTGCTTCCAGTCCTTTTCCCCATTACTAGAATTCAGCTCATTTCAAGATGCGTTTGTGTTGACTTCTTTGTATGTCTTGATCATATGAGTTGTTACTAACAACTGGTGTGAATAACAATACCCTGTTTAGACATTATATTTACTGCCTAAAGCATGTCAAAGACTTAACACGTGAGGAAAACAATTAGTTTTGAGAAACTCAAGCTTTCTACCTGACGGTGCAGCAGATTGATCAGAGATCTCATTTCCTTGATCATCTCCCCCAGCTTGGGCACCGCCGGGTGTTGGTGCTTCTTTGAAACCCTGTTGAGCCACTCGAAGTGGTGCTCGTAGAGCTTCAGGTCAGCGTGGAGCTGGGACAGTGTGGGCTTCagctggaaaaaacaaaacagagccGCTTTAGAGTCGAAGCACGGGCGTGGCAAGATGTCACCGGTAGAGATAGGCCTCGCCGTCTCTCTCTTCCAGCTCTCTCCACACATGCACGCACCTACGTCGGCACAAACGCAATTGTCAGAGCATTACCTCAAGATTGCTGAGGTCATTGGCTGATCTGTTGCTCATTTCGGGCAGAGATCTGAACCTGTGCGACTCCACATCCGAGTCGAACGCGTGCTCCTTCTGGAAGACAAAGCGAGACACAGAGCAGCCTGTTAAAATCAGTGCAATTTAACTTGATGGCACAAGGCAAGGCAACATGAGGAAAACATCATTCCAGCTCCCCCGCTGGCTCTCTGTTTTGCGGAGACGGAGGCCCTCACCGGCGGGTCAAACAGGCTCAGTGTGAGTTCACACACTTTAGGCCACCGAAAATGCCAACAATGGAGCAAATGACCTGAACCCACAGGATGTTTTTCGGTTGGAGCAAGGATAACAACACAACGTGGTGACTAAGAAAGCTCCGAGTGGGACAGACAACACAGGCCTGTGGGGAAACTCCCGGGTCACGACTATAATAAGAGGGAATGACGCAGTGCCTCTTGATGTCCAGTTACAGTTGTGTTGTAAACTTTTGGTCAGACGACAGATGTTGTGCTCGTTGTGACCAGCAGAGGGAGATACGCTACCTGCCTGCAGGTATTTTAGATCCTCATCCGTTTTAGCATTCAAGATGCAGCCCTGATTCAGATTCAGGGAGAAGAGCGATGTGGCATGAGTCATTTTCTAATCAGCAGAGGAACATAACAACATTAGGATGATGAGTGCTGAGAAATGTTTTGAATAAACAAGGCTGAGTGTGCTTAATGCTTCCTAAACCTGCTATGATGTGTTTCCCTTGTTTgcctgctgctgtttgtgttgatGTTTGCAGCGGATGAATGTGCCTCATTGTCCCTCATGTCTCTCCATCAAGGCTGTCGTAAGGGGTTCTCTTGTGTTTGCCGTGCAATGTTTTTGTCTCCCTCTGTGTCAAACCAGGTGCACAAAGCAAAATCACGCACGCATTTATTTGTCATCCAGTCAGCTCTCTGATCTTTGCAAtctctttgtcattttattttcttccagcTCTTAAAGTTCTCGCTACTGTCCGACTTTTTCTCGCTCTCTCCGACCGTGACCTCATTCACCCAACATCAGAACCGAACATCCAGCCGTTTTCTTCCTGAATGCAAATGCGGGAATGTGATAAacctttcttttgatttttatcaATCCACTTAGCTGTAAGGAACCAAAAGCAAAACACCAAACACTGCACCGCAAGTAGAGCGGCTACGAACAGCAACGACAGCCACAAAGCTGCATGTCCCGAACTGCACACAGTCGTAGCATATTAGTTAGCAACCATCCACTAAGTATGTTCAAACATACATAGTTACAGTGGAAAACTAGAGCGCTGTCAGAACTCACACATTTCTCTCTCCTAAAAGCATCCATTTCATTGCGTATTTGTAGGAATGTTCCATAGTTTCCCATTCTATTCATTTTTCCTAACGTTGCCCCCACCTTAGTGGAATCCTGCTAAAAGATGGGgacgttttaaaataaatattatttttccataaatgttatataaaacTTTCCCTTTACCCTTTGATAACAGTAGCTTTTTTTCACATTGGGATTCCAGGTTTTATGATTGCAAAGACTTTGTTTTAAAGCGGCAAAGCAACACTCAAGCACTATCTGAACACTATCTAATGGGCAAAACTAGAGAGAGTATGTTGCTATTTTTGATCTTATCCCCTGAACAAAAGGAGTTTAAGGATTTGCATATTGTAAAAATAGCTTCAAGGTCTGCGGTGTGTGACCAGAGATCCAGAGATATGATCCTGCTTTCTTTTCACCTGTTAAAACACAGCCTTGATACACAATCACCAGCTGCTGGCGCAGGCCTCAGATCTGATTTCCCTACTCACTTGACTGTCAACAAATACGATTTAGGCCACACTCGTTGATTGAAAAAACATGATATGCCTACTTTGTTGAAAACTGCTCACGTTCTGTCGCCACTTAAACGCTTGTGGAACTCAAACATGATGTGCTATTTAGTGGTTTCTCAATCTAACCGGATCTTTATTGACACCTTGTTGCAACACTGATAGTTCTCTGTCATCCCGGCTGCAGCAGGAGGCTGTTGAGTCTCGCTTGTGGATTAAAAGTGAGATCACTCGGTCAAATTATCTAAGCATGCAGCCAGTCTGTGATTAAAGAAAGCAGCTTAAGGCCCACACAGGCTTTTTTAGCTGAACACTGTTTCCAGCCGCAGCATGATGCAAGCACTGCCTAACATTAGCACCAAGATCCATTCAGTAGCCGGAAAGTCGGCCTGAGGCATAAGCTATCTGAGCCGTACATTAGCAGAGGGTCCCAAAGAGCACTAGAACAGTCTTAAAAGTGAGGAGTAAAAATGTGTACAAATGGAGCATTCAGTTTGATCATTTCCATCCCCTACTCAGCCAGAATTGACTTCTCAATTTGAGAAGCTTccaatttcttttaaaagaaaaccatttcTAAGTATGCTTTAAATGCTCTAATCACCACTATAAAAAGGATGCAAAGTGACTAACATGGGTCAAATGACACACATTAAGCAGAGGTGCCAACTTTTGATTAGTAGGAGTGGGAAGGGTTAGGTTTGGGGTTAAGAAAAACAGGCATTTCAGAAACACCTATTTCTTTTCAGGGACAACTAGATCCCTGGAAAAGTCTACAGATGTTCAATGTGCTATGGAATTATCTTCAGTTCTTTGcatcttaaagaatgtaaaatgaataaatatttcatgttcGAACCATAAAGTATCATATTGCTCCTTCGATGATGTAGGTTGCGTCACATCATTGTCAGGAATAAGCTCAGGTAATAAGTGCCATTACATAGTTTCAAAACCTTAGATGTCTGCAGTTGAACTCCTTTCACATTGGTACTTTTACCATAGGgttaaaggaaaaacatttgatacATGTATTTCCAATACTGCCACCTCTTTTAAAAAGTTGGTGATTCCCATAAAATTAGCTTTATAGAACCATACCCTTGTATAATGCAACCGGATGGACGATATGGGTACTACAGTAGGCAAGATGGCTGCTGGACCTGTGACCttcacaaaaaaagaactaGTTCAATTGGCATAAATTATGGAATTGGCATACATTTTATGCCAATCACAAGTGATAGCaattcttttgttttcctttacaaGTATTCACTGAgttacacacagatggacatGCAAATTCCTCTCCTGCTACACAACTGAGCGAGACAGAGAACAGGCACAAGGGGAGGGGCGCAGCAGAGTACACAGGCTGTACTTATTTCATATCCGAATATCACATGAATGTTTCAGGGTTGTTCAAACTGCCTCCATGTTAGTGCCCAGTATGTGAATGGGAACGGGGTCCAGTGTTTTTTGGATTGCATAAGCCCCTCTCAAGTTTAAGATCTTACGTAAAGTGGTCAGTTAATAACTGGATTATTCTTCACTGAACAGAGTTTTACACAAAATattattaatgtgcaatattGGGTTAGACAAGTAAGAAAACTAGTTGTTGGTCTGTCTAAATTTATTACTATTGGAgttattagttatttatttgtcat is from Fundulus heteroclitus isolate FHET01 chromosome 3, MU-UCD_Fhet_4.1, whole genome shotgun sequence and encodes:
- the il11a gene encoding interleukin-11, with product MKLLVDSSSSLLFSLLLAQLPVFTSASPVPHRRSSDLDKLSNQTRNLMKLTQELLKEHAFDSDVESHRFRSLPEMSNRSANDLSNLELKPTLSQLHADLKLYEHHFEWLNRVSKKHQHPAVPKLGEMIKEMRSLINLLHRQMQRIEAPRLTNPTPSLPPHLPYHFDVLQSSHELLQHFKLFCDWAYRAFLSLKPKAAAVQ